DNA sequence from the Pseudomonadota bacterium genome:
GTAAGAAATCGTAGTAGATGTAGGGTGCGTTAGGCGCCGCTTTTTGCGCCGTAACGCACCGATTCGACGCGCGAGGCATAGTGCTCGGGGGCGTTTTTTTGCCCGCCGGAATGCTCAGGGCGATGGCGGGTGAAGCCGCGTGTCCAGCGCGAAGTCTTCCTGCGTTTGCTGCAAGTAAAGGCCCTTCGCAACATCGCGATCGAAGAGCAGATTCCAACTGTGTGTCGACACCGCGCTCGGAATA
Encoded proteins:
- a CDS encoding RES domain-containing protein, with translation IPSAVSTHSWNLLFDRDVAKGLYLQQTQEDFALDTRLHPPSP